TAGAAGATGTCATAATTTTTTATTGCTGTATGAAATTATTGGTTAATCTCAGCCCTCCTGAGGTTGTGGAAAAACATGTTAAAGCAATTGATATGGAAATGAAGCAACGATTCAGTCAGTTTTATTATAAAAGATAAATGGTATTTATCGCTATAAACTTTTTTTGAATTAAAAATCTTACTATGCTAAAATTTTATTGACCACAAAAATGATGAAAATTAGTTAATACTGATAGATTTATGAAGTTTAAAATAATTATATCACCAAAAAAAGGCTGGGAAGTTTTTAAAATAAAAAAACAGGAAACTTTTAATAAAACTGGAAATGATTTTAAAGATAACTTGCATTACTTTACTAGGATCAATTAAATGATTAAGATAAGATATCCATAAGAGGAGTGAGTTAAAATAAGAGAGTATACTATCAAAGATATTGCTGAAATTGCCGGTGTGTCTCAACGAACAGTTTCCCGCGTAATTAACAGAGAAGCAAGGGTTAGTCAAAAAACAAGGGAAAAGATAAACCGTATTATCAGTTCGACTGGTTATCAGGTCAATTTAGTTGCCAGGTCACTTCGAAAAAAAAGGACCGGAATCCTCATTGTTTTTTTAGAAAAAAATACCACCAATTATATGGGAAGTTTTACCAATGTTTTTATTAATAATCTGAATGATATGGCCAATGATTTTGGGTATAAACTTATTGTGTCTAAATCTTCAGCCTATCAGGTGGAAGAAAATAAACATGATGGCTTTTATTTACTAAAACATGGCCTGGCAGATGGAGCTTTTATTTTTGATACCCGTGAGGTGGACATGCGCATTGACTACCTTGTAAACAGTAATATTCCCTTTGTTATAATCGGAAGAGATAATATATATGATTCTACATCCTTTGTTAACCTGGATAACTTTAAAGTAGGATACATAGGTGCAGAGCATTTGATTAAAAGAGGCAGAAAATCAATCGTATTCCTTCTGGGTGATAAGAATTTTACCGTTAGTCAAGATCGAGCAAAAGGATTTTTACAAGCTATAAAAGAGTATAATATTATATATGAACTGGTAAAAATTGAATATGGAATCAGAAGTCCACAAATGGCATATCAGAGGATGAAAAATATTATGGATCAAAAGATTCCAGATGCAGTTTTTGTTTCTGGGGATGAAAGAGCACTCGGGGTATATCATGAGATACAGGAAAGAAAATTACGAATACCTCAGGATATCGCTGTATTAGGTATTGACAATATTTTAATATCAGAATACTATTATCCTGCCCTATCAACGATTGACCATTCTATTTATCAGATGTCCGAATGGGCTATGAAGATATTGGACATCCAGTTAAGAGATTTAACTAACCAACCCTGTCGGAGAAAGATATTCCAGCCAAAATTAATCATCCGAGATTCAACATAACCTCCAATTCTCCATAATTAAGCCATAAAGATATTAAGATAGCAGTAAATATTTTTATTTGACAATGAAAAAAGGTAATGATATAGTGATAATATATAAAATGCCATCGATGGCATTCCTTTTTGTTAATGGTCAAAAAAGGAGGTGGTAAAGAGTTGGCCATTAATTTTATTAAAATTTAAGGGGGATAATTAATTGAAAAAAATTAAGCGATCTCTTCATTTTTTTAAAATATTTTTACTTGCTGCTATTTTTCTGCTGAGTTTTGCTTTTAACGGAATTTCTGCTGATAAAGAGGCCAAAATTTTAGAGATTTATCACTGGTGGACTTCAGGTTCAGAAAAAGCTGCCATGGACGCATTAATTGGACAATATCTCAATGAATACCCTGATGTTACTGTTTTAGAAAGCCCTGTTGCCGGTGGGGGTGGTTTGGAGATGCGGCAAGTGATGCATACATTAATGCTAGCAGGAGAAGCTCCTGATTCATTTCAGAGCTATCCGTTTGGTTTGATACCTTACTGGGAAGCAGATATGTTAATTTCTATTGATGAGGTATGGACGGATGAAGTGAAAGAAGCTGTACCAGATGTGGTAGAAGATATGTGTAAAATGCCTGATGGCCATTATTATGCCATTCCCTGCGGAGTGCAACAGGCTGGCGTTTTCTTTTACAATACCAAGATATTTGCAGAAAACGGATTAACTGAACCGAAAACATGGGATGATTTTTGGAACATTTGCGAAACTCTAAAGAAAAAAGGCATTGATCCAATTGCACTGGGTGATAAAAATGCCTGGCCATTAACATATATTTTCCGTACCCTTACTGCCAGTCAAGGAGTTACCTATTATGAAGATTTTATTAATGGGAAAGTAAGCACAGAATCACATCTGCAGCTGGTTGATACACTGGAAAAAATGGTTAAGATGAGTCAATACTATAATTCTGATCATGCAGCTCTAACCTGGGATGAAGCAATGGGGCGTGTTGTTACTGGTGCAGCAGGATTTAGTATTATGGGTGACTGTGGTGCTGGTGAATTTATTGTAGCAGGAAAGGAATATCCTGATGATTTTGGTGCTTTTTATGCTCCCGGAGCTGCTGATATTTTTGGGGTGAGCTTGGATGTATTTGCATTGCCAAAAGGCACTAAGCATCCCGTTCAGGCAATGAACTGGTTTAAGATTATTGCTACGAAGGAAGCTCAAAGTTCTTTTGCAGGACCTAAGGGTTTTATCCCTGCCAGAACTGATTCATTAATGGGTGAAGGTTTCTCTAATTATCAGAAAGATGAATCAGCTGTTCACTTCAAGGAAGCTGCATATTATCGTCCTGGAATGTGGAGTGGTACTCCAGCAACCTTTATGGGTCATTTGCAGGATATTATATCTCAGGAAATCGGAATTAATAAGGATGCTGCGGCTGCTGCGAAAGCCATAGCCAGGATTGTTCAAGAAACTGATTGGCCAAAACAATGGGATTTAACACCATAAATGAAAATTTTATGTTACTGTAGTATTAGTAAATAGTATTGATAGAGAGGTAATGTAAGGTTTTCATTAATCTAAAAAATAGATTGATGGAAGCCTTACATTATTAATGTATGATTAAAAAAATAGGAGCAGTTAATTGGAACAGGGTAAGAAAGAAAAACTAATTGCTTTAATGGTCATTTTGCCTGGTCTCATCATTATATTCATCTTTTATTATATTTTTACAGGATGGAATTTTATTATTTCCTTAACTGATTGGGAAGGATTTATTCCCAGTTATAATATTATCGGACTAAAGAATTATATACAGCTTTTTCATGATTCTCTATTTTGGATTTCATTAAAAAATAATATATTATTAATTGTTCTTTTTGTTCCCGGAGTAATAATTATAGGTTTATTAATGGCAATTTTGCTTGATCAAAATGTGAAGGGAGAAGGGATTTTCCGCAGCATATATCTATTGCCTTTCTCGCTCTCTTTCGTAGTAACGGCAACTTTATGGTCTTGGATGTACAGTCCCAGGGATGGAATAATCAATTTTATTCTTCAAAAAATGAACCTTGAATCTTTTCAGCAAGGATGGATTACAAGTCCCCAGCTGGTAATGTATTGTATTATCATTGCTCTTATCTGGCAATTTGCCGGTTATTCCTGTATTATTTTTTTGGCAGGAATCCGATCAATTCCCCAAACTCAAATAGCTGCAGCCAGAGTGGATGGAGCTTCAAATATTACCATTTATAGGCGAATTATTTTACCTCAATTAAAAGCATCTTTTATTACATCTTTTATTGTTTTTATGTGTTTTGCATTGAAGGCATTTGATTTTATCTGGGTTCTTAATCGTGGTGGACCTGGATATTCTTCCCATATTTTGGGGATAACTATGTTTAAAGAGACTTTTTCTTTTGATCGTTTTGCTTATGGGGCATCTTATTCAACAATAATTTTATTACTCAGTATGGTTATTGTTATTCCCTTTTTATTACGTATTTATAGGGAGAAATAGCTATGAATACAATCAAACCGACTCGGATAGTCTTGTATGGATTGTTAATATTACTAGTTATATACAGCCTGCTTCCATTATGGAGTTGTATTGTTACTGCCTTAAAAAGCTCAAAAGAGGTTGTGCTAACAACGCCGATTACACCACCGGTGGAGCCAACAATGGTAAAACTTATTGAATCCATCGATTTATTAAAAAGGTCTTTAATCAATAGCATAATCCTGGTCTTTTCCGGTGTTATGGTTGCCACTTTCTTTGGTTCTTTTTTAGGATACATCTTTTCCAAGTGTAAATTTCGAGGGTCATTTTTTATCTTCATTCTGGTGGTATTATGTCTTTATATCCCACCCCAGGTGCAACTGATACCTATGGTTCGCACTATTTCAAGATTGCATTTATTTGGAAATCTGGGTGCTCTGGTTTTGTTGTATATGTTGTTTGGGATTCCTATGTGTACTTTTGTCTTTAAAACATTCTATGATGATGAAATACCAAATAGTTTCATTAATGCTGCCAAGGTGGATGGTGCAGGTATATGGACAATTTACCGACGTGTTATTCTACCGCTCTCAGTCCTTCCTTTTGTGGTAGCTGCCCTGCTACAGGTAGTTGTAATTTGGAATGATTTTATTTGGGGACTGGTCCTGACCAGTGGTAAGGCGAATTTACCGATAACAGTTGCCATGGCCAATTTAAAGGGTTCTTTCGTGGCGGAATGGAATTTACAAATGGCAGGTGCCTTATGGGTATCTTTGCCTACCTTGATTATTTTTATCTTTTTAGGAAAGTATATTATTCGTGGTTATAGTAATGTATAGGAGGAAACAGTATGGCCAACTTAACCATTAAAGGATTGACTAAAAAATATGATGAAACAATTGCTGTAAATAAGTTGGATTTAGAAGTTAAAGATCGAGAATTCCTAGTTTTAGTGGGACCCTCGGGTTGTGGCAAAACAACTGTTTTAAACAGTATTGCTGGTCTGGTAAATATCAATGAAGGGGAAATATGGTTTGGGGAAGAATTAGTTGATGCCCCACAGAAGAAAATATTTAAAATTCCCCAGCAACGTGGAGTAGCAATGGTTTTTCAGGATTACGCAATCTATCCACATATGACAGTTTATTCCAATATGGCATTTCCTCTGGAAGTTCGGAAAATAGAGAGTAAGGAGATAGAGAAAAGAGTAACACAAGCTGCAAAATTATTGGGTATCGATCATTTACTCCAGAGAAAACCTAAGGCGTTGAGTGGTGGGCAAAAACAACGGATTGCTTTAGGCAGAGCAATAGTAAGAAATCCAAAAATATTTTTGATGGATGAGCCATTAGCTAATCTTGACGCTAAACTTCGTGTACAGGCACGGGTGGATTTAAAAAAATTGCAAGAAGAATTAGGAGTCACCACTATCTTTGTGACCCACGACCAGATTGAAGCCATGACCATGGGTGACCGAATTGCATTAATGAACAATGGCCGGATTGAACAGATTGGGACACCGCTTGATTTGTATCTAAAACCGAAAAACATATTTGTCGCTGATTTTATCGGTAGCCCGCCTATTAATAAATTCCAGGGAAATCTAGTGAAGAAAGAAAAAAACATCGGTATTGATTTGCGGTTTTTATTTTATCCCTTAACTGCAGAACAAAGTGAATCCATTGTTGACAAAGAATTTTCCAAAATAATCATCGGAATAAGGCCAGAAAATGTTCTGATTGTTCGTAATCAAAAAGAAGGCTTATTTCAAGCAAACATACTACGCATTGAACCAGTTGGGAAAGAGTATAACATTCATCTCAAAGTAGAACAGACGCTATTCATATCAATTGAAAATTCTGTAGATTATTTTCGGGAAGGAGATACAGTGTGGATTACTTTTTCTAAAGATTATATTTATCTATTTAATCAAGAATCCGGTGAAGTTCTTTCTTAATTACATCTTTTTCTAAATCATTAATCTTTGTTTTGAGGAGAAATCGAGTGTCAAAAAAAATGAAACAACTAATAATTTTTTCTGTTTCCATTATCGCTTCAGCTATTCTATTTTTTTATTTGTTAGAAACCTTACTGGTCTGGAGATTGTTTTTTGCTATTATAATGTTCTTGTCTACCTATATTATGTTTGATGGATTTGTAAAATATAGATGAGTGATAAAGTTATGATTGTTAGTTTATTGAGGAGGATTATCTTTGATGAGTAAGAAATTTAAAATTGCACTGGCACAAATCGATTGTCAGCTTAAGGATAAGGATAAAAATATTGACCATACCCTGGAAATTTTAGACCAAGTTAAAGGACATGCCGATATCATCTGTTTCCCGGAGCTATTTACTACTGGTTATGATTTTGAAGTAATCGGAAGTGCCTTTTATGACCTGGCAGAAACGATTCCGGGCGAAACTACTGCAATATTGTGCAAGAAAGCCAGACAATACAAGATGGCTATCATCGGAGGCATTGTGGAAAAAGATGAGTTCAGTCCAGATATCCTCTATGATTCTGCCATTGTTATCAATAAAGAGGGAGAAATAGCCGGGAAATATCGAAAATATTTTCTGTATCCCTTAGAACATAGATATTTTAAAGCCGGGAAAGAAATTCCAATATTTAATCTGGGAACTATCCGAGTGGGAGCTGCAATCTGTTATGACCATGCTTTTCCTGAATTATTTCGAGTGCTTACTCTGAAGGGTGCGCAAATTATCTTTATTCTTTCGGCAATACCGGAAGGATTTCAGTATCTTTTAAATTTGCGGGCTTGTGCCAGAGCACAGGATAACCAGGTCTTTATTGCTCATGTTAACAGAGTTGGGCAGGATGGGGAAACTCGATATTGTGGCTTGAGCAAAATTGTAAATCCCAGAGGTGAACTTATATCAGAAGCCTCACCGACTTCGGAAGATGTGATTATTGAGCAGATTAATCTAGAAATGATTATGCAGGAAAGAAAACAGGAGAAAATCACAAAAAGCCTTAGAGCTGAAATTTATCAGGAGCTAAAACGGCTTATATAACATTTCATTTTTTCAAATACTTCTTAATCACCCTTTTGAAACATAATTGAATACCAAAATAATTTATTTTTCTATTAATTAATCGGTCTTTATGAAAAAAGCAATGAATAAAATGTCAAAAGAAATAAAAATACATATTATTTCTCATACTCATTGGGATCGGGAATGGTTTTTAGACAATAAATATACCAGTGAGTGGTTAATTCCTTTTTTTAACTCTCTATTTTCAATACTAAAAAAAGAGACTGAATATACATTTGTATTGGATGGACAGAGTCTGATTGTGGAAGATTTTTTTAAGGAATTGAGAAGACAAAAAAGGGATTCTTCAAAATATCGTAAATTAATACAAAAGTATTGTAAACAGAGGAGGGTTCTAATTGGCCCCTACTATATGCAACCTGACAGTCAATTAGTCAGCGGCGAATCCTTAGTCCGAAATTTGTTAATTGGACATCAAATTGCGGAAAGACTTGGTAGTATCATGAAAGCGGGATGGTTGTTAGATAATTTTGGTCAGGTATCTCAGACTGTTCAAATACATGATCAGTTTAACCTGAAAGGATTGTTTGTTTGGAGGGGAGTTGAAATGGAACCGACTGGGATCCGTTCTGAATTTTTATGGGAAAGTCCAGATAAAACTAAATTACTTGCAATCTATCTCTTAAGCAGTTATCGGAATGCTATGCGCCTGGGAAGGTACAAAGAAATTATGAATGAAAGAATTTTAAATGAAGTTCAAAAAATATTTCCTTTTGCCACTACTTCCAATGTTCTGTTAATGAACGGCTATGACCAGGAAATGGTCCCGGATGAATTTATTTCAGATTTAAAAAGACAATCTTTCCCGAATATGCAAGTAACACAAAGTACGCCTGAAAAATATCTAGAAACCATTAAAAAAGAAAATCCTGAATTAAAGGTACTGAAGGGAGCTCTTTATAGTGGACGATACATATCAGTATTTCCAGGTACACTATCAACGAGGGTATATTTAAAGTTTCTGAATGACCAATGTCAGCAAGAACTGGAAAGGTATGCAGAGCCTTTATCAGTTCTATCTTGGTTGGCAGGATGGAAATATAATAGAAAAGAATTAATGGACTGTTGGAAAAAATTATTAAAGAATCATCCCCATGATAATATTTGTGGAGTTAGTATCGATGATGTTCATACGGGTATGGAGAAAAGCTTTCATCATATTTTGTCAAAATCACGTCATATTTCAAATAATAAACTGAATGAACTCGCTATGAGTGTTGATACCTCAGCTAAACCAAAAGATTCCACAACTTACTTGTTGTTTAATCCTACTCAAGAGATTCGAAATAAGGTCCTCAGCATCACCAGAAATCAGAAGAGAAAAACTACTTTTATTGATTCACAGGGAAGAGAATTACTGCAAGAAAAAGTGAATACGAATAGTTATCATGTTTATGTAGAGGGAATTCCCTCTTTCGGATTTAAAGCGATTTATACCAGTAATAAGCAAGAAAAGTCTTCTCGGAGTTCAAAATTGACCATTTCTGATCAAGTGATTGTAGAAAAAAATAGAATAGAAAATAAATTTGTACAAATTACAATAAATAATAATGGGAACATAGATGTGTTTGATAAAATCAATCAATGTCATTATCGAGGACTGGGAAGTTTTATTGATAGTGCTGATGCTGGAGACGAATACAACTATTCCTATCCTGAAAATGATATTATTTTTAGTACTGAAAATTGTAAAGCAAGAATAGAAATAATTGAAAAAAGCAGTCTAAAGGTAATTGTGAAAATAAGTCTGGGTATGCAATTACCTGAATCTCTCTCTGCAGACCGGAAAACACGTTTAAATAGATACAGAGAATTTCCAATTATTACCTGGATTTCTCTCGAAGCCCAATCACCTATTATTCGCTTTAAGACAAGTTTAAAAAATACCGTCAAGGATCATCGGTTAAGAGTTTTATTTTCTTCAGATATCGATACCCGGTATTCTTTTGCAGGCACTCAATTTGATATTACAAGACATCGGATTAAAGTAGGGACTTTTGATGATCATAATATCCCGGACAATGTGCAACGTATTATGATTGGAGCAAGAGAGAAAAAGCCCGTAATGACTTTCCCCCATTGTAGTTTTGTTGATATCAATAATGGGCAAAGAGGAATAGCATTATTAGATAGAGGCCTAAAGGAGTATGAAATTCTTCCTGAGCGAAACACAATTGCCATTACTCTTTTTCGATCAATTGGTTGGTTGGCCAGGGGGGATCTCTTAACCAGGATCGGTGATGCCGGACCTACAATTTTTACCCCTGAAGCTCAATGTTTACGTCAAATGACTTTTCACTATGCCCTTGTCTTCCACCAGGGAGATTGTTACCAGGGAGGTATACCCCGATTAGCGGAAGAGTTTAATATCCCTCCCAGGTTAGTGAAGACTAATAATGGTCATAAGGGTAATTGGAAAGAGAATAAGAGTATATTACAGGTAAAATCGAAAAACGATATTTTGAGAGTAACTGCACTAAAAAAGATGGAAAAAGGAAGTGCCACTATTCTTAGATTATTCAACTGTTCTCCGAATAAGGTAAGAGGAGAGATTTCAGCAGATAATATAATTCGAAAAGTATATCTGGTTAATCTTAAGGAAGAAATCATCAAGGAGATTCAAACTTTAAATAAATACAAATTTAAATTAACTGTAAAACCCAAAAAGATTGTTACCCTAAAATTATTCTTAGAAAAGCAGAGATTAATTGGTACAAAGAGAGATTTTATTTCCAATCAGAAAAATGTTGAATTTTTAGACATTGAAAATAGTTATGAAGCAAATTTTAATACCCTCAAGACAGTTCCATTGCTTTCCAGGAGTGATATTCTTCAAGAAGAGCTGAGAATAAAGGAAATCGAGAAAAAACTTGAAAAAGCAAAAAAGAGGATTATTAACATTAGAAATAGGATGCATAAAGATGACCATCCTGATTCAGCAAATTCAAGAGAATTTGATTTTTGTTACCATAGGGCGAGAGGAGATGTAGAAGCCTTTCAAAGAGAGATGCTGGAAGCAAATTTATCGCTATTGCTGGCAAAGAAAAAATATCTCCAGACTTATGCTCAGAAACCCAGTTACATTGGGGAGTCCTTGAAAGAAATAAATGAGAAATTAAGAAAAATAGGATATGCCTTGAATAATGCCAGGATTAATAAAAGAGCTTATGAATATATTGTTGAATATTACCAACATCGTCTAAATATTCTTCAAAATAAGACCACTCTTCCATCTAATTTTAAGCAGAATTAATAGCCTAAATGGATAGCTTGTTAAATTAGTGACTGCTAATAAAGTAAGGTGACCTGTAGAGAAAATCATTATGGTATTAAATGTTGCGGAATAAAAACGGGTTAAGCCTATTTTCGAAAAATTCATTTTAAATTATGGTCTTTACGATTCACTCCCTATCAATTTAGGTAGTTAAAAAGAAAGTAATATCTCAATCTTCTTTAATTTAATTCGGTGTTTCCCCTAAAAACCTCATTGCATTATCAGTTAATAAAATATAAAATAGAGATAGGCAGAATAACTGGAATAAAATAAAAATTTATAAAATTGGAGGGATGTATTGTGAAAGAAATCACTAAAAAAACAATTGAAAAGCTGATTGAGGAAAAAGATGATCTTAGTATTTCAATTTATATGCCGACTATATCTGCAGCAAGTAGTGACGTAAAAAAAATGCCCATCCAACTAAAAAACCTGCTTAATAATGTTAAAAAGGAATTACAGGATAAATATAATGTGGATATTCGTAATATTGAAGACTTATTAAAACCAGCCACGAATTTATTGGGAGATAGAGTTTTTTGGCAAAACCAGAAAGAAGGATTAGCTATCTTTGTCAGTCCCGGACAATTCCACTATTTTCGCTTAAACAGTTCGTTAGCGGAGAAGTCTTCAGTAAGTAAGTATTTTAATATTATACCTTTGATTCCAGAGACTATGTTTAATAATATTTACTATGTATTAGCCTTAAGCAGAAATATGAACAGAATATTCCGGGCTACCAGAGGAAGTATTATGCAGTTAGATATTGAAGGTATTCCGGAGAGCTTAAAAGAAATATCTAAATATTCCGAAAACGAGAAGAGTCTTTCTTCGCATACCTCTGGCTCAGAAGGTGCTGGAACAATTTTCCATGGAGTAGGAGAAATTGATGCTGATAAGAGAGAAGAGTTAATGCAATATTTCCGACAAATAGATCAAGGTTTGAATAAATACCTGGATAAAAAAACTAAGTCTCCTTTAATTGTAATATGTGTAAAAGATCTTTTCCCGATGTATTATGAAGCAAACTCTTATCCCTACTTATTAGAAGAAAGTATAGAAGGCAATCCTGATGAAATTTCACCCGATACAATTTTAAAGAACGCCTTTCCCATAGCTTCAGGTTATTTCCATAGCCAATTGGAAAACATCACATCTTTATATCATAATATAAAAGGTACCGGTAAGACCTCCACCCAGTTGGAAGATGTCGTTTCAGCTGCATACTTTAGTAGAGTAGAACAATTGTTAATAAAGAATAGGGCTTCTCAGTATGGTAGTTTTAATCCGGAAGAGAATCGGGTATATCTGACAGAACAAGGAAATGAACAATATGATTTATATAATTTTGCTGCTATAAAGACTATTTCCAATGGTGGACAGGTATATATTCTTGATGAAGAAAAAATGCCTGATGGAGAAAACATTATTGCTTTTTACCGATTCTAAAAGGTGGTTGGTTTAAGAAGGTTATAGTTTTCAGCTTGTGTTTATATATTTTTGGGTAAATTAGAATGGGATTGCTTCCCTCATCTCTTAATCTGGTTAAGGGATAGGAGAAGCAATTTCAAGTATTTATTCTCACAAATGGTATTCTTTAGCCATTAGCGTTAATTAGTTTACAGTGGTTAATTTTTAATTAAGAGCAATAGATTAATATTTCTATAAATAAAAATACTTGCTTTTTGCTTATTAATTATTACTTATCACTGTATTTTTGAAACATTATACGGAATAGGTAATATTATAGTGCACTATACACTCAATGAGTAAGACTAATAAGTCGTTGTAAGGTAGAATAGCAATTATGGCAATCTAATACTCTTAAATTTACACTGACGTTATCAGGTATACTGATTGAACCTATTTACCATATTTCTTCCCAATGATACTATATTTAAAAATATATTTGAAAAAGATATTTATATGTTATAGATAGGCAGAATTATGCGTATAAGCATCCAATCACTCGGTTGTCCTAAAAATTTAGTAGACAGTGAAGTTATTTGCGGTTATCTATTAGAATATAACTATACCTTAACTAATGATATAGAAGATTGTGATAT
This is a stretch of genomic DNA from Atribacterota bacterium. It encodes these proteins:
- a CDS encoding carbohydrate ABC transporter permease, translated to MNTIKPTRIVLYGLLILLVIYSLLPLWSCIVTALKSSKEVVLTTPITPPVEPTMVKLIESIDLLKRSLINSIILVFSGVMVATFFGSFLGYIFSKCKFRGSFFIFILVVLCLYIPPQVQLIPMVRTISRLHLFGNLGALVLLYMLFGIPMCTFVFKTFYDDEIPNSFINAAKVDGAGIWTIYRRVILPLSVLPFVVAALLQVVVIWNDFIWGLVLTSGKANLPITVAMANLKGSFVAEWNLQMAGALWVSLPTLIIFIFLGKYIIRGYSNV
- a CDS encoding sugar ABC transporter permease, producing MEQGKKEKLIALMVILPGLIIIFIFYYIFTGWNFIISLTDWEGFIPSYNIIGLKNYIQLFHDSLFWISLKNNILLIVLFVPGVIIIGLLMAILLDQNVKGEGIFRSIYLLPFSLSFVVTATLWSWMYSPRDGIINFILQKMNLESFQQGWITSPQLVMYCIIIALIWQFAGYSCIIFLAGIRSIPQTQIAAARVDGASNITIYRRIILPQLKASFITSFIVFMCFALKAFDFIWVLNRGGPGYSSHILGITMFKETFSFDRFAYGASYSTIILLLSMVIVIPFLLRIYREK
- a CDS encoding carbon-nitrogen hydrolase family protein, producing MSKKFKIALAQIDCQLKDKDKNIDHTLEILDQVKGHADIICFPELFTTGYDFEVIGSAFYDLAETIPGETTAILCKKARQYKMAIIGGIVEKDEFSPDILYDSAIVINKEGEIAGKYRKYFLYPLEHRYFKAGKEIPIFNLGTIRVGAAICYDHAFPELFRVLTLKGAQIIFILSAIPEGFQYLLNLRACARAQDNQVFIAHVNRVGQDGETRYCGLSKIVNPRGELISEASPTSEDVIIEQINLEMIMQERKQEKITKSLRAEIYQELKRLI
- a CDS encoding ABC transporter substrate-binding protein; protein product: MKKIKRSLHFFKIFLLAAIFLLSFAFNGISADKEAKILEIYHWWTSGSEKAAMDALIGQYLNEYPDVTVLESPVAGGGGLEMRQVMHTLMLAGEAPDSFQSYPFGLIPYWEADMLISIDEVWTDEVKEAVPDVVEDMCKMPDGHYYAIPCGVQQAGVFFYNTKIFAENGLTEPKTWDDFWNICETLKKKGIDPIALGDKNAWPLTYIFRTLTASQGVTYYEDFINGKVSTESHLQLVDTLEKMVKMSQYYNSDHAALTWDEAMGRVVTGAAGFSIMGDCGAGEFIVAGKEYPDDFGAFYAPGAADIFGVSLDVFALPKGTKHPVQAMNWFKIIATKEAQSSFAGPKGFIPARTDSLMGEGFSNYQKDESAVHFKEAAYYRPGMWSGTPATFMGHLQDIISQEIGINKDAAAAAKAIARIVQETDWPKQWDLTP
- a CDS encoding glycoside hydrolase family 38 C-terminal domain-containing protein; protein product: MSKEIKIHIISHTHWDREWFLDNKYTSEWLIPFFNSLFSILKKETEYTFVLDGQSLIVEDFFKELRRQKRDSSKYRKLIQKYCKQRRVLIGPYYMQPDSQLVSGESLVRNLLIGHQIAERLGSIMKAGWLLDNFGQVSQTVQIHDQFNLKGLFVWRGVEMEPTGIRSEFLWESPDKTKLLAIYLLSSYRNAMRLGRYKEIMNERILNEVQKIFPFATTSNVLLMNGYDQEMVPDEFISDLKRQSFPNMQVTQSTPEKYLETIKKENPELKVLKGALYSGRYISVFPGTLSTRVYLKFLNDQCQQELERYAEPLSVLSWLAGWKYNRKELMDCWKKLLKNHPHDNICGVSIDDVHTGMEKSFHHILSKSRHISNNKLNELAMSVDTSAKPKDSTTYLLFNPTQEIRNKVLSITRNQKRKTTFIDSQGRELLQEKVNTNSYHVYVEGIPSFGFKAIYTSNKQEKSSRSSKLTISDQVIVEKNRIENKFVQITINNNGNIDVFDKINQCHYRGLGSFIDSADAGDEYNYSYPENDIIFSTENCKARIEIIEKSSLKVIVKISLGMQLPESLSADRKTRLNRYREFPIITWISLEAQSPIIRFKTSLKNTVKDHRLRVLFSSDIDTRYSFAGTQFDITRHRIKVGTFDDHNIPDNVQRIMIGAREKKPVMTFPHCSFVDINNGQRGIALLDRGLKEYEILPERNTIAITLFRSIGWLARGDLLTRIGDAGPTIFTPEAQCLRQMTFHYALVFHQGDCYQGGIPRLAEEFNIPPRLVKTNNGHKGNWKENKSILQVKSKNDILRVTALKKMEKGSATILRLFNCSPNKVRGEISADNIIRKVYLVNLKEEIIKEIQTLNKYKFKLTVKPKKIVTLKLFLEKQRLIGTKRDFISNQKNVEFLDIENSYEANFNTLKTVPLLSRSDILQEELRIKEIEKKLEKAKKRIINIRNRMHKDDHPDSANSREFDFCYHRARGDVEAFQREMLEANLSLLLAKKKYLQTYAQKPSYIGESLKEINEKLRKIGYALNNARINKRAYEYIVEYYQHRLNILQNKTTLPSNFKQN
- a CDS encoding LacI family DNA-binding transcriptional regulator, which translates into the protein MAEIAGVSQRTVSRVINREARVSQKTREKINRIISSTGYQVNLVARSLRKKRTGILIVFLEKNTTNYMGSFTNVFINNLNDMANDFGYKLIVSKSSAYQVEENKHDGFYLLKHGLADGAFIFDTREVDMRIDYLVNSNIPFVIIGRDNIYDSTSFVNLDNFKVGYIGAEHLIKRGRKSIVFLLGDKNFTVSQDRAKGFLQAIKEYNIIYELVKIEYGIRSPQMAYQRMKNIMDQKIPDAVFVSGDERALGVYHEIQERKLRIPQDIAVLGIDNILISEYYYPALSTIDHSIYQMSEWAMKILDIQLRDLTNQPCRRKIFQPKLIIRDST
- a CDS encoding ABC transporter ATP-binding protein, producing MANLTIKGLTKKYDETIAVNKLDLEVKDREFLVLVGPSGCGKTTVLNSIAGLVNINEGEIWFGEELVDAPQKKIFKIPQQRGVAMVFQDYAIYPHMTVYSNMAFPLEVRKIESKEIEKRVTQAAKLLGIDHLLQRKPKALSGGQKQRIALGRAIVRNPKIFLMDEPLANLDAKLRVQARVDLKKLQEELGVTTIFVTHDQIEAMTMGDRIALMNNGRIEQIGTPLDLYLKPKNIFVADFIGSPPINKFQGNLVKKEKNIGIDLRFLFYPLTAEQSESIVDKEFSKIIIGIRPENVLIVRNQKEGLFQANILRIEPVGKEYNIHLKVEQTLFISIENSVDYFREGDTVWITFSKDYIYLFNQESGEVLS